A genomic stretch from Bacterioplanes sanyensis includes:
- the pbpC gene encoding penicillin-binding protein 1C has product MSKRILLTGFLIAGLLTSLLFYCALLLVPLPLEKLQAPQAYRFYDRHDELIHVIISDDDFFRLAVDIDHLPPLYVQTLLLQEDQFFYQHPGVNPLAVLRALVANVTSGEVVSGASTITMQLARMLERSDRTVSAKLIEMFRALQLELRFSKAEILEHYLSIAPYGGNLEGLHAATYAYWGKPAAQLSPAQMALLVVLPKSPNRFRPDRNAGIAREQRNALLQKMHSADLIDQPTLARAMDEPVPRQRLSFPSEIPHLAWWLKQQHPQQTDFYTTIDSVVQARAQNIVQQHMGSLHGQGIHNTSVVVLDTATRELRALIGSADYFARQYEGANNGATALRSPGSTFKPFLYGLAIDEGLVAEKTQLADIPFSVAGYSPQNYAKTFRGQVTVREALVDSLNVVTVRLSQQLGIDKLYQLLKQGGISSLDQPAEYYGLPLVLGGAEVSLLELTNLYAALANYGEYQPYQTLRQLGGHVPPATKILSMEASWLVTDMMTDVERPDFPAIWQYSQSLPTVAWKTGTSYGNQDAWSVGYHPEYSIGVWAGNFDGTPAKRLVGAVRRHRYFLIYFNRWCVIR; this is encoded by the coding sequence ATGTCGAAACGCATATTATTGACGGGTTTTCTTATAGCAGGCTTGTTAACAAGCCTGCTGTTTTATTGCGCTTTGCTACTGGTGCCATTGCCATTGGAAAAGCTGCAAGCACCACAGGCCTATCGCTTTTATGACCGCCACGATGAGCTGATTCATGTCATCATTTCTGATGACGACTTTTTTCGCCTAGCGGTCGACATCGATCACTTGCCGCCTTTGTATGTGCAGACTTTATTGCTGCAAGAAGATCAATTTTTTTATCAGCACCCTGGGGTGAACCCTCTCGCCGTGTTACGGGCATTGGTGGCCAATGTCACATCTGGAGAAGTCGTTTCTGGTGCCAGTACCATTACTATGCAACTGGCGCGTATGCTGGAGCGGAGTGATCGCACCGTTTCTGCCAAGCTGATCGAAATGTTTCGTGCACTGCAGCTGGAGCTAAGGTTTAGCAAAGCGGAAATACTTGAACATTATTTATCGATAGCGCCCTACGGTGGCAATTTAGAAGGTTTGCATGCCGCGACCTACGCTTACTGGGGTAAGCCTGCCGCGCAGTTGAGTCCGGCACAAATGGCTTTATTGGTAGTGCTGCCGAAATCACCCAACCGTTTTCGCCCAGACCGCAATGCAGGTATAGCGCGAGAGCAACGCAATGCCTTGCTGCAAAAAATGCATTCGGCGGACTTGATCGATCAACCGACGCTTGCACGTGCCATGGATGAACCTGTGCCACGCCAGCGCTTATCCTTTCCAAGCGAAATACCGCATCTGGCTTGGTGGCTTAAGCAACAACATCCGCAGCAAACGGATTTTTATACCACCATTGACTCTGTGGTGCAGGCCAGAGCGCAAAATATCGTGCAGCAACACATGGGCAGCTTGCATGGGCAGGGCATTCATAATACATCGGTCGTCGTGCTGGATACGGCAACGCGTGAGTTGCGTGCGTTGATAGGCTCTGCTGACTACTTTGCCCGCCAATATGAGGGGGCCAACAATGGCGCCACCGCATTGCGTTCGCCCGGCAGCACGTTTAAACCCTTTCTTTATGGGTTGGCCATTGATGAAGGGCTGGTCGCAGAAAAAACTCAGTTGGCCGATATTCCTTTTTCGGTGGCGGGTTATAGCCCGCAAAACTATGCCAAAACTTTTCGTGGACAAGTGACGGTGCGAGAGGCGTTAGTCGATTCTCTCAATGTTGTGACGGTGCGCCTCAGTCAACAATTGGGCATCGATAAGCTATATCAGCTACTTAAACAGGGCGGTATTTCGTCCTTGGATCAGCCTGCGGAATATTACGGTTTGCCGTTGGTGTTGGGCGGTGCCGAGGTCAGTTTATTGGAGTTAACCAACCTGTATGCCGCACTGGCCAACTATGGCGAGTATCAGCCGTATCAAACGCTGCGCCAATTGGGTGGCCATGTGCCGCCCGCGACAAAAATACTGAGCATGGAAGCCAGTTGGTTGGTGACGGATATGATGACGGATGTGGAGCGGCCGGATTTTCCAGCGATATGGCAGTACAGCCAGTCTTTACCCACGGTGGCATGGAAAACCGGCACGTCTTACGGCAATCAGGATGCCTGGAGCGTGGGTTATCACCCGGAATACAGCATCGGCGTATGGGCGGGTAACTTTGATGGCACGCCGGCTAAGCGCTTGGTGGGGGCAGTGCGGCGGCACCGTTATTTTTTGATTTATTTCAATCGCTGGTGCGTGATCCGGTGA